The genomic segment TCTGCGCCAAAAGATTCCATTTTCAGGACCCCAGAAACCACACCTTGGTCATAGCCAAACAGAAAACCTCCCAATGAGGCGAACTAAGGCTCAATTCCATTAGCAAAAAGTCGGAATCAAATATTTTCTTGGGCAGACCCTTACGGCAGAGAGTCCAAAGATATACGGGTTGTCGCGCAGCTGGCGCCAGACGCCTTTCGACGTGCTTGTATCAACGAGCTGAGACATCTTGAATAGACACCAGAATGTAATCCGCAAATTCCAACATGCAGTTCCTGGCAGCTCTGCCACGTGCTCTGGGGTATCTCCGCGAACACTGATTAGGCACGCGGGGAACTTTATATTCTTTGACAGAAATGTTACCCAACAGCCGGACATGAAAATTCCGGAGGTCACTTCCCCAGATGGAGGACTGCTATTTGCATCGACGAGGATCATGACTCTGTGGGGGGTCGGACGACACTCGTCCGGCCCAATTAGCGATAGAGTGTGATTGGGGTTGCACCACTTCAGATGATCTTCAGCCGAATGTTGTGGAGAAAATGTGGTTGAACCCCCACAACCCAGAAGCCCAGCAGCGACTGCCGTGCCGGGCGTCTGCAATCCGTCATAGCGATGGGGAATAATGGAAATAGCATGGCGTTCGACAATGACGCCCTATTTGCTCATCATGGGCCAGGTAATCGGAACCAGCCTCCTGTTCTACACTCCCTGCCCGAAATCAGTCCATCCCAAAGAGTTAAAGACATCAGCAGGATCCATTGGCCAGGTTGAGAAGTCCAGCTCGTCTCGATAAAACTGTTCGTCGCCAATGATGGGGCTGGTTGTCTGCTCAACTTGTGGCGGTACGATGAGGGCTAGAATATCGGCGCAGCGAGACGCAAGTGGATTGCTCGTCAGCATTGTGCGAAATGTGTTATTCGCCAAGTCGACATCAGCCTGCCATGCAGTGATTTCAGGAGATTCCAAGTCGCCCAAGATGGCAAGGGCGCTGATTAGAGACGCGTGGAATAGAAAGTATCTGTCACCTGGTCAGTATGGAATATACGCCTCTCGCCCTTGATGACTGTTTCCTACTTACGTAGCGTACCAATTTATCAGTCGAGTCATTGGCGTCTGCGTAAGAAATTGGCTTATTGACGAAATTGTTGCATGCGCCGCCTGGACTGCCAAGTCTCTGCACTTGTTGTCTGGGTCCGAGGACACAAGGGTGGAACGGTCTCGCGTCCTTTTCATGGCACGACTCAAAACAATCTGTCTAAACAGAATAATTCTCAAGTTCCAGATGCGCCACCATAGCCGTGACCTTGCGAACAAGTAGGAGGGCTCCAAACTGACGGGGTCCTGCGTCATCTTGAAATATGCAGGCAAGGTGTCCGACCATGTTTCAAGCGAATGGTTCAGCCGCAAGGCTTCTTCAGACGAAATACCAGACGTGGCGAGAAGCCTGTTGGAAATGTGGTTTGAGTGAAGATGGAAGTCACTCTGGCATTTGATGCTGGAGTATCGTGTCGGCTGGCTGGACTCTTCTGGCATGTCCACAGTCCGGGGAGTCAATTGCTGCAATGGTTAGACTCGAGATTCttctcttcaatgttgagcatCATGACTTACTTCGTCGTGAATGTTAAGAACATGTTTAACATCCATAGCCTCTCCTTCGGGAAGCAGAATAGGTCTACCAAACGTTGTTGATGCGCCACTATCAAAAAGGAATAGCCCCCACCAAACGCGTCGTCTCATTTCTCTCTGAAGAAGGCTGATGTTCCAATCCGGGAGTTCACGATGCAGCCCCAAGCTTAAAGCCATACGTGTCGCTAAGCCTAGGAAATTACCTCCAGTGTTCGGCTTGTTTCGTTTTTGACTCAGATTGGATAGAAGCAACAAAGCCTGGACCAGCGTCAAGTTGGCGCTTTCAAACAAGGACTCATCCTCACGAAATGAAAGCGCTCGATGGTACAGGTAGTCATCAACTTCGCTCTCTTCATTATCAAGACACCAAGCTCCTAGGGCTAAGACCGTGTGCAGTAACATTTGCCAGGATTGCTGATTGGGCCGAGGGATGAGTTGGTGGTACTGAGCCATGAAGGTTGCTTCATGAATGAACGGATAGGAAACGTGGTATACAGAAAAATACGCATCGAGTAATTGGTTCGCCATATGTCCAGACTCAAGAGAATGCTGTATATGCGATGACGACGTTGGCGACGGCTTGAAATGCCTCGGCGAAGCAGTTGCAGGCTGGAACGGATCAGAGACAGCCCTTCTGCCCGCGATCCATGTTAGTAAAGCTCGGAGAAAGTACACTCCGGCAGTAGATCCTATGTATACATATCAGTTTCCGAATAGGTTTGCCTTTTGctcagaagaagaaatgtACCAACCTAAATAACCCGTGCCCGTGGGTTCCACTGCCAGCGCCGCCATGCCATCCACCAAGTCGTTTGCTTCTTCCTGCCAGTCGAATCCATCTGCTTGCTCAGGGACGGCCTCAGATATCGACTCATGTGCTGTCTGTTCCTTGCTACTCGAGCTTCCACCGGCGGCAGCGTGCCTGCGCTGGTCTGAGGGGAAAGCGAGTGTCTTCACTTGAGCCGGCGGGGTAGCTGGAGATGTAGTGGCAATACCAGCCAGggcttcatcaacatctAGATCCGGTAGTTTCTGTGCCACCAGCTTCTCTAGATAGTTGAGTCTTCTTTCAACAGATGTTAGGTACCTGGTATTTCTGTCAGCAACACGCACGGCATCGACGTTGGTCTCACAACATACTGTCTGGTGAGTGGCGAACGCACCACCTTGCCACTATAGTGACATTGTCGGCGGTTTTGGACACAAGCTGTGCAAGTCGGGCGATCCTTGGAGCACTTCAAACTTGTTAGCCTTTTTGTTTCAGGTTTTTGCCCAAGGCTGCGCGATGTTATGCTCAccttcagcttcttgatTCGGCACGCATCGCACTGCGAGAGTGTCAGTTGTTTGCGACATATTTGAACTCATGTTTGACCACTCACAGCCAAGTTGCtactggaactggaactcGATTCCATCTAGCAATGTACTGCTGAGAAGATCAACCCTTCATGTACTAGATGAACTACTGCACGAATGAGCATGTTCCAATTGTCGCTTGGGGATCATGTTGCGAAATGGCCAAATCGGGCGTTTGGTGGGGTcgtggaagaagccatcacGTGGAGCAATTTTGTTGCGGAATGGGAGGAAAGAGCAACTCTGATTTCTGTCACAGTGTGCAAGAGCTGCGTTTCACATTATGAATATTTTAGATTTGCTCCATAAACTCACTGCTCGTATCTATTTCTTCTACTTGACCACAAGAAAGTTCAATACCTTGGCGCACAGTCAAAGACGCTACAAGTGACCGTCAAAGTAAGCACTTGTCACTGGCTAATCAGAAAGCCAACCTACCCTACAAAACGTCTGGATTGAGTCAATGGCAAGCCTCTCATCTCGCCTAAGCTGTCATCAATCCCGAATTACATCAGCTTTCAGTTAAAAACAAGGCAAGCCCTGTTCAAATTACGTGCAGCATGTAACTCTTAGTAATATTGGACTCCATGTCGGCTTGGTCAACCGTTTCTGACCTACATCACCAAGACAGAGgcgcaaaaaaaaaaggcaaaaCTGTTGCAAAATCCCAGTCATACCCAAACAGCTCATCAAAACAAAAAGGTATGAtgagcaaaagcaaaagattCATGACACCTGAGGGATTCGAACCCTCGCCTATTACTAGACCGCGAATAAGTATAGTCCGACGAATCGACTTAACCTGAACACGGCGCCTTAGACCACTCGGCCAAAGTGCCTTGGATACATTGCTTGTGGGTCGACGACCCGATTAATACCCTCAAGAAACAATCCCTCGTTGGAATCCTCATAAACAAGTGGGTAtgggaaagggaagaaaagtTTTGATGGGCGGAAGACAGCCACTAGCCTAgatgtggttgttggtgtgaGAAAATTCTTTGCGCCTTCCCACCTATTTCCCATTTGGGCATTTACACGGAGCATGGTGACATACGTAACGTATAGATGAATATTGCCGGCTCTTCTGGCTGGGTCGATACCGGCGTTTGGCGATGGACATTTCTCTGAGGTTTTACTGAACGTGGTATGGTTTCTTGGCTCTTTATCCTCTTCTCAGTTGTATTACTCGGAAGGGAAATAGACACGAGGTGAATTACTCACAATGGTCATTCACATATCTGTGGACTATTGTGCGAGAGGAAGCATTACAAATAGGAGCCCAGCGCCATCATTACTTCGTGAAATAATTTCTTGATGTAAAAGAGTATTCACATATaacaaagccatcaaaatgTCCTGCGCCCAACACAACGGCCCATTCCCAACCGAGGCCGGCAAAACACTCACATCTGTCTACGCCAACGACCCTTCCACCACAGGCGCCCTCCTCCAGTCCATCATCGAGCGCGATGGCGCTGTCATAGTAAAAGGTCTAGTGGACGCAGAGCTCTGCAACAGAGTAAGAAAGGAACTTAAGCCGCAGTTTGACTCTGACCGAGTCGACGAATCCGGCTTCTTCCCCACCACCACAAAGAGAGCCCATGGTATTCTCGCATATTCTGACGCAACGGCCGAGTTGCTCGTGAACCCACTATTCCAGTCCGTCGCCAATGGCATGTTGACGAGCAACTACACCTATTGGGAGGGCCAGGGGAAGAAGACGGTTTCCGCAAAGCCACAAATTGCAAGTATCGTCGGGTTCCGTGTAGAGCCTGGTGGCACACAGCAAGCTTTGCACCGCGACGATGCAGACTATCATACTCGGAATTGCGATATGCCTGTAATGCTGGGCTGCGTAACGGTAAGAGATCCCGTACTCTGTATTGCCCTTCGACAGGTGACACGTTCTGACTCTGCTGTTCTAGGCTTTAACAAAGACGACCAAAGAAAACGGGGCGACGATTGTTATTCCCAAGAGCCATCTGTGGGGTCCGGACCGCATGCCCCTCAACGAAGAAGCCATCCCTGCGGAGCTCGAAGTAGGCGATGCCACAATTTTCGTTGGAAACGTCTACCATGCCGGCGGGGCGAATATTACCAAGTAAGATTGCCCATGTACCTTTTGCTGATCTTCGTGGTCGCTAATCATATCCCGCTCGTTTACTAGGGACGATGCTCGTGAAACCATCGGCATGTTCCTCTGCAAAGGCACCCTCCGCCAGGAAGAAAACTCCTACCTCGAAGTGCCACCGGAATTAGCCAAGAAGAGAGGATTCTCACCACAGGTATTGCGCCTCCTGGGCTATGGTATTGCCCCGCCGGCGCTAGGGCTGTACCAGTATCAGGATCCGATGAGGGTTATATTCGGcgttgacgacgaagagacgGTCAAGAAATAGGCATCTAGCGATTGATGGAGGATTCTCCCCTCCATACAAAAGAATATACTGCATCTCCAAGTTCGTTGGCGGTATTTCCTTCACACGGGAAGAATTTGATACCCATTTTCCTGAAATTGTTGAGCCAGCGGTCTCCAGTCCGCATTTGACGCTGCCCAAAATACAGTCAAAAAGCTAAGTATGTCGGCATGGTTCTTGAATCCAGTCGTCTTTGTTATGTCTCTAAGTAATTGTGTGACAACCTTTTGCTTTGCCACATCATCATGGGACTCGGCCCCGGCAATAAATGCCGGCCATGGTAAATTGTGAGCACACAAGGCAGGATCTTCTAAAACTTTTAGCTGTTCAAACAATTTCTCTACCGAAGCCTTCCAATCTATATTGTCGTAGTTGGCGTAGCCCAGACAGCGGTAggagtacagtacagcaGTATGGTGGTAGATGTCGACGAGGCGTACAAAGTCACGGCGTACAACTGCTGGTTCGATTCGTAGTTTGCCTGCGGCTAGCAGCGTGGCCCCTCGTGCTTGAGTGAACTGCGACCGGATGAGAGTGGCGTCCGGATAATTGCCTAAGATCAAGGAGTTGGTGTCCATATTGAATGCGGCGCGACGGGAGAGCAGTGTAACGAAATGGAGGAGGGAGAGATAATGTGAGAAGAGGCCGTGTTCTGTACCGGGTGGCGGGAGAACGGTATCTTCGATATCTTGGAGATTGAAAGACGTGGTAGATGCCAGTACATCGTAAATAGAGAGTTGGTTTCGGAGAAAACGAAACAAGCCTCTGTTGCTTGCCTCCTTTGTTGTGAAGACGTTAACAAGCGTCCGCGCTGCCCGTCGATGTCCCTCAGCCGCAGCAACCTGTGAGTTGCTCATCTCGTAGCAGGATATCATAAGAATAGAAGCTAGAATCCACTCCGCTTCGGCAATGTCGGTACGGGTATTAAGCTCAGACCCATCTGTCATTCGACACGTCATGTTCTGAATATGGCGGTTAATCAGTCCAAGACAAGCGTCCCTAGCGGCTTCGGGGAAGCGCGGCATATCGAGAGAAAATGTTCTTCCACCGTGGTGGGCTGCAATCGCGGCAACGGCGTACTTGACGGCGGGGGTGCTCGTAGCCAAGGGCAGTACACGTCGTCGATAGTCGTTCTCCTCCGAGTCAAACCACACCATGAGTCCAGCCAAGTTCTTGTCGTAGTAGTCGATGAATTCAAGGGACGAGCTGCGCAAAGTAAGATCCAACGGCATCGGCAAGGACATAGCTGGCGGGCCTGTAGCTGGGTAAATGTCTTCAACGTCGTCTTTCGACCCTGATGCAGACGAAGATGTAGGCGCAGATGTAGACGTAGATGGAGGCCCATCTCGCTGGTGATTACCCGCGAGATTATCACCAACATTCTGCACGTTCTGCGGCAGCGGGATCATCTTGCCCTTCAGCTTGCCTCGCACAGCAACGCCGCCTGCCCACCGCAGTCGCGGGCCGTAGCCAGGACACTCGAGTCCACGTTTCACACATTTCTGACAAACAGGTCGTGTGAGATCACATCGGATGCGACGTCTAGTGCAGGTACTACAACCCTCTGATTGGTGGTATTGGTGAGTATGTTGCAACTTGAGATGGAAAACGGCGggggaagaaaaagaaagaccagacatctggacacttgaccagacttgaccagacggacGACCTGACAGCCACAGTCTGGTAACAATAAGGGAATAAACGTACTCTCGGGGGTGGCTTTTGGGTCCTTGGACACCATTAGGGCTGTAGTAGAGACATGTGCGCCGATGGAAGTGTAAGCTCCTGCTACCGTTTTGTCTCACTCACAAAAACGGCAAACACAGCAGAGAGTTTGAAAAGGtttgtcttttgtcttgtcGCATTGTCGAGGTCCAAAGTCCGATGTGAATCGGATTCTACGTGGCGATGAGTGGCGGACGCCACAAAATATTCAAAATGGCACTAGTCCGACTTGAGCAAATCCTAGCATGGACCTGCTTGCACCTTGTAAGTGACAGACATGGTTTGTTTATATTTGGCATCAAGGGGACCTGGCTCACAAATTAATTGATCCCTGCCAGCAATCACGGATGCTACTTGTATGCAAGATGTAGGATATAATTGCACTGTGAAGATCCAGAGTCCTCCTGATACAAGAAGTTGAGCTGTCTGCCCTCGTCATTGATCAAAGCCGCCTTTCCCTCGTCACTGATCTATATGTACCTCCGTCGTGCGACACAACAAATCAGAGCTGCCCATTCTGCCCAAAGTCGCCAGGCATTTTGCAactcctccagtctccattcAAACCCTTGACATCTCGCATTCAACTAGGCCAGTCAATACTCGCTCGCAGTgaatcatcttcaacacaTTCGTCCCATTCATTGCCCACgaaacagtctggtcctaCTCTTTGTTCTCTTCAACAATCCCGTTCAACGAACATCACACCAGTGAATCACAAGCAATGCACCTCGCACCCGTGAATAGACTCGACCCCATTTTCATCTGGCAACCGTACATGATGCACCAGCACCTGCCGTAACCCGACCAAACATGTCCTCTGCATATTAGACGACTGGGACCTACCAGAGTTGGCACTTTATTTGTCCATGGCTGCAGGCTTCTGTGTGCACTTAATTCTCTTATTGGCAGTTTTCCTCATTCTTAAAACAGCAAAACTCCCGCGGCTCAGCTGTCAAGAAATCATGTCTGCAGGTAAAGCCACAGATCCAAAATATTGGCTCGGCCAGCTAGAGGACGTCCTTTGCGATCGCTTCGAAAACCTTGGCCACCAATGCGCACAAATTCGAGAGGAGATTGTCGAGAATATTAGCAATGTGATCAGAGATTCTGCAGAGAGGGACGAATGGGATGTCTGCAACTTCATTTGGCGGTTGCTCGACGAATGGGAGGCCCATGGTGTGTATGAgacttcatcctcgtcaccctcgtcttcaacaactaatacatgtctggtgtaaCAGACCTCACCGATATGGGGTTTTCCCGACCGCCATCTCACTACCGCCATGTTATATCCGTAGGAAGAATCGAAGCTCTCCGCTATCTGCCCAAACGCAGCTCTGTTAGATCCTGGGACCACGCGAGCCTCTGCGCTGGGGAGCTCTGCAACACCATTCGTCGGGTCATTGACGAACCGTCAACATCGTTTAAGCGGATTCTGATGGAGCGTAACGTCAGACGCCCTGAAGGGGAGCCACCTCAAAATCCAGAGCCTATTGGGCATGCGAGATCGACACCTTCCGAGTCATTTATGGTCCTGGACGGCGGCGTGCACACCTGGGCTGATTACATTGACCAGTTGGAGCTTGATTTGGCGAGAGCACGAAGGGCGGTTCAGGTAGTAAAGGAGCAGAATATGGAGCTGGCTatcaagctggctgagaCCCAGAATAGGTTGGTTGAGACCCAAAGGAGTCTCGGTCGGCGTCAACCTTGGTGAGGACAGTTGACGGGTGTGCAGCTCAGGCACCAAAGGACAGGCTTGTTGGGTCATTTTAGATATATCGTCACTTGTCATTGATAAGGGAGCTGATACCACCTTAGAGAAATAGAAGGGTACACATTCCATAGAGTTAGAAATGCATTCTACCACTGCTTTACCGCATATATCTCTTGTCTCACAGAGAAAATGGCTTCCCACCCAGCCAACCTCCCAAATCTGGAATATAACCACGAAGACCTATGGAACTTCGTAAACCGGAGAAGCAAGAGGACTAACCAACTCTACAGGCTGGTTCTTCGCCTCAGCATACCCTGGTGCCTCATATACAATTGGCGTATGTACGACGCTTGGTGTTCCTGCACCAACTAAGTCGGTAGCGGCGCCATCCACTGCCTCAAAACGTCGTCTCCGTGTAAACCAACACAAAAAGACACAGACAATAGCAACTACACACGCTCCACCAACGGACCCCCCAATGATGATCCCCATTCTGGCCAAGTCGTGGTTCCTGTCCTCCGCCACAGTGGACGCAATAGAAGTTGATTCGGAGGGCTGTCCCGTCAATGTCAGCGAAGTAACGCTTGCCGTAGTGATAATAGCCGTAACCTCTGTACCAGTATTAGTGGACAACTTCGCGGTAGTACTCGCCGCAATACCAATCGTCGTAATCGCCGACTCAGCTTCTAAGAACAATCAATACTCAATTCATACAGACGCGTGGAAAACGTACCCGGAAACGAAAGCAAGTAATAGCCTGACCCACAATCTCCTACATCCTTCGATCTTGAGCAATAGTAAAAGTCTCTGTGCACATACTCCTCACACTTGACCAGCTCTGCCGCATCATCCAACACGTCGAGGTCCTTCCCCATGCACGCATtggagcagcttgagcttcgCCACGACTTATCCGTACAGCTTCCCCGGGAGTAGTTTCCTCGAAAAGGAAGCTCGTATCCCGTTGCTTTGCAAAGATGGTTGTTGAGACAGGCGTATCCTTGGCCACAACAGGCGGATTCCTTGGTAGTGTCTGAGCAGGGGGCTTGGTTGGTAGCGATGGAACCATCTGGCCAGTAGCATATTGCTGAGACTGGGGATgtgagaagaaggaggaggagggatATGGATTGGACGGTTGGGAGGAACATTGTGTTTGCTTGAGGTGCGATTAGAGTGTGTTTCGATGGAATGGAATGGTAGGGTTTGAGCTTAGTTTGGGGGGATTGAAGAAATGATAGATGGAGGTGTGTTTATCTGGTGGGAAGTGAAATTCTTATCGGATCTGTGAATGCTCATATGAACGGGACGAGAGCATCCCGGCCTTGTTTCACTGCGTAGCACCGTCTTCCGTGTCCTCGTCCCGCTTCCTGACCTGTGAAAGATATTAGCCCATGTGCTTAAATAAAAAGTGTTTTAGTAATTACCCACGTATTGCCGAAACTTGATCTACAACTCAAGTGAAGTTGTTGTGGAGTCGGAATTTGTTTGCAGCATGTCAGCCCTTCAATAACTGGGACAATCAACACAAGCAATCAAGCACTGCAACGGATGCAAGCAAGTTCACACTTGGACCCGTAGTTGATAAGTAATTGTATTAAGATTTTAGTCAAACTCCAAGGGTATACCCCGTACATTCTCATATCGTCATATCGTAGCAACATAATAAATATCACAACGACGGTTCATAAGTCGTCTcatacaaaacaaaacaaagtcCAAATCTCGTAATGAGTGACATATTTCCTTCAACACCCTCCCTAATGTAGCCGTTCCTTGATATACACCGTCGCTGCCAACCCTGCGCAACACCGAGTACTCATCTCATGTCTGCACCACGAGCACTTTACAGTCATGGACAGAGCGCCCGAAAATCCACACTTATCGACAGGATTCAACACACCCTCTGggttggccatggcttcGTACAAGTTACTCGGCATATCATGATAGtacctgcagctgcagcattcCACAAAAACCTTGGTAATAGGCTCCCTGTCGACCATACTAAGCAGAGGCGTAGATTTATGACGCAAAGATCGGCCAACAATATCAGGAACAGAAAGGGGGCCCTGCTCAGTCGCAGTAAGGTCGGAATCGGAGTCGGGAATGATAAAGGACGGTGGCGGTCCGAGCCGTTGTTTGTGAGCGCGATGTGGGACACCGGCAGGCGGTTGTTTGCGCGCTTCCTCAAGGTATGAGGCCGGGGATGCGGGACTTTGCAAAGGAACGCCGGATTTGTTTTTGGGGCGAAGCTTCAGGGGTCGTTCCTTGAGTGATGCAGGAACACTGGCGTTTGTAGCTAGTGTTGATTGGGAGTTGGATCGTCGACGAAGGCAAGGTTGTTGAATTGGGATGCCATTGAATACAGCGAGGACTTTTTCGGCAGCCGCCTGGATTGGGTCCATGCCTTCATCGTCTGAATTTTCAGTACTGTGGAGTGGATAGGTGGTGTTTGGCACTGCAAGTC from the Pochonia chlamydosporia 170 chromosome 6, whole genome shotgun sequence genome contains:
- a CDS encoding lactose regulatory protein LAC9 (similar to Verticillium alfalfae VaMs.102 XP_003004320.1), whose protein sequence is MESSSSSSSNLACDACRIKKLKCSKDRPTCTACVQNRRQCHYSGKVVRSPLTRQYLTSVERRLNYLEKLVAQKLPDLDVDEALAGIATTSPATPPAQVKTLAFPSDQRRHAAAGGSSSSKEQTAHESISEAVPEQADGFDWQEEANDLVDGMAALAVEPTGTGYLGSTAGVYFLRALLTWIAGRRAVSDPFQPATASPRHFKPSPTSSSHIQHSLESGHMANQLLDAYFSVYHVSYPFIHEATFMAQYHQLIPRPNQQSWQMLLHTVLALGAWCLDNEESEVDDYLYHRALSFREDESLFESANLTLVQALLLLSNLSQKRNKPNTGGNFLGLATRMALSLGLHRELPDWNISLLQREMRRRVWWGLFLFDSGASTTFGRPILLPEGEAMDVKHVLNIHDEQLTPRTVDMPEESSQPTRYSSIKCQSDFHLHSNHISNRLLATSGISSEEALRLNHSLETWSDTLPAYFKMTQDPVSLEPSYLFARSRLWWRIWNLRIILFRQIVLSRAMKRTRDRSTLVSSDPDNKCRDLAVQAAHATISSISQFLTQTPMTRLINWYATYFLFHASLISALAILGDLESPEITAWQADVDLANNTFRTMLTSNPLASRCADILALIVPPQVEQTTSPIIGDEQFYRDELDFSTWPMDPADVFNSLGWTDFGQGV
- a CDS encoding phytanoyl-CoA dioxygenase family protein (similar to Metarhizium acridum CQMa 102 XP_007814026.1), whose protein sequence is MSCAQHNGPFPTEAGKTLTSVYANDPSTTGALLQSIIERDGAVIVKGLVDAELCNRVRKELKPQFDSDRVDESGFFPTTTKRAHGILAYSDATAELLVNPLFQSVANGMLTSNYTYWEGQGKKTVSAKPQIASIVGFRVEPGGTQQALHRDDADYHTRNCDMPVMLGCVTALTKTTKENGATIVIPKSHLWGPDRMPLNEEAIPAELEVGDATIFVGNVYHAGGANITKDDARETIGMFLCKGTLRQEENSYLEVPPELAKKRGFSPQVLRLLGYGIAPPALGLYQYQDPMRVIFGVDDEETVKK
- a CDS encoding Zn(2)-C6 fungal-type DNA-binding domain-containing protein (similar to Metarhizium robertsii ARSEF 23 XP_007824287.1); the encoded protein is MIPLPQNVQNVGDNLAGNHQRDGPPSTSTSAPTSSSASGSKDDVEDIYPATGPPAMSLPMPLDLTLRSSSLEFIDYYDKNLAGLMVWFDSEENDYRRRVLPLATSTPAVKYAVAAIAAHHGGRTFSLDMPRFPEAARDACLGLINRHIQNMTCRMTDGSELNTRTDIAEAEWILASILMISCYEMSNSQVAAAEGHRRAARTLVNVFTTKEASNRGLFRFLRNQLSIYDVLASTTSFNLQDIEDTVLPPPGTEHGLFSHYLSLLHFVTLLSRRAAFNMDTNSLILGNYPDATLIRSQFTQARGATLLAAGKLRIEPAVVRRDFVRLVDIYHHTAVLYSYRCLGYANYDNIDWKASVEKLFEQLKVLEDPALCAHNLPWPAFIAGAESHDDVAKQKVVTQLLRDITKTTGFKNHADILSFLTVFWAASNADWRPLAQQFQENGYQILPV